The window ATCCTGAACTCATCACAGACATAGGCAGATCCTTCCAGTATACCCTTCCCGCCCGCGAAGAAGGCGCCAGGCTCTTTCGCCAGTGGGATGAATTCCTGGAAAACGCTCCCCTCCCCCTTACGAAAGATGAAGGCCAAAATCTCCGCTACCGTCTACTTTATTACGCCGGGAGAATAGCCCGCCAGCGGGAACAGTACAGGGAATCGGGCGAATACTTTGCCAGGGCTTTGGATCTTGCCCCTGACCATCTCCAATCAGACGCTTGCATCTGGTATATGCTGATGAACGCACTCTCGGCCCAAAGCAGCAATGCTGCAAAATTAGTCATGGAAACCATGCCGCGCTGGAATTCTGCGCCGTATTTTGCGGATGCAATGGATCGTTTGTCACAGCAGCTTGTAAGCCAAAGGCAGTGGGCAACCCTGCTGGAGCTTTACAACACCATGAAGGGGGAAAGGGCCCACGGGGCTATCCTTGCCCAATATGCATGGATACTCGGCAGGGCGGTTCAGGAAGGCTATCTCAAAGAAACCGAAGCCGGCGATGCGGATGCTTTTTTCAGGACAGCCTTTGAAGAGGGGAATGCTTCTATCTATTACCGTGTCCTGGCTGCTTCCAGGCTGGGGGCCAGGTTCATCCCAACCGGCGAAAGCGCCATAGGGCAGGCGGAATCCAAAAACAGAGGGACTGAAAAAATCAACCCTGAACTGGAATTCCTCCTGGGCTTTTTTGAATTTGGCGGAGGGAAATTAATTTCACCCTATATCAGGAAGTTCGAAAAGAACCTTGGATATCCCGAACTCCGCATCCTTGCAAAAGCTTTGGCAGAAGCAGACCGGCTTGACGAATCCATCAGCCTTGTGTCCCGTTATATGGCAAGGGAAGATTATAAAATCAGCCATGCGGATCTGGAGCTCTTTTATCCCCGGCATTTTCTGGAGCTCATCGAAAAGAATGCCCGGGATGCCGGGTTGGAGCCTGAACTCCTCTTTGGCCTGGTACGTACCGAAAGCTCCTTCATGCCCCAGGCGGTCTCCCGTTCCGGGGCTGTGGGCCTTACCCAGCTCATGGAGCCCACAGCTATGGATATGGCCGGACGCATTGCCCGGCGGGGCGGGCCGGATTACCGCGCCGAAGGCACGATTGACCTCAAGGACCCCGAGGCAAATGTGCATATAGGCACTTTTTATCTTAATTACCTCATCGATCAGATGGGCAGCCCCATGATGGCTCTTCTGGCTTATAACGGAGGCATGGGCCGTCTCAGGCGCTGGAGGGCCGGGGATCGCCAAACAGGGAATTTGCCTGAGGATGCCTTCCTTGAATCCATTGAATATACTGAAACCAGGGAATACGGCAGGCGAGTGCTGGGGGCCGCCGCAGTTTATGGCTTTCTCTACTATAATAAGAGCATGGAAGCGGTGGTAGCCGATATCTACCGTTAAACGCTCTTTCTCCAAAGCCCTTTTTATGCTAAACTACTATCATGATTAGAACTTTAACAGAAGACGAATGCCAGTACGCTATCAATAATGGTGATTTTGCAGAAAGCCTGCTAAAAGGAAAAGCAGCTATCCTCATTTTAACCCAAAGCTGGTGCCCCCAATGGATCGCTGTAAAAGCATACCTCAAAGAAGCTGAAAAACAAGCGGCGGAAAGACTCGGAACAGCTATTAATATCTATACTGTTGAATACGATATTGCCGAGTGGCACCGCCTTGCCCACGAAGATTTTATGACATTCAAAGAAGATACTTTCAACAATCGTGAAATTCCGTATATGCGCTATTACAAAGATGGCGTTTTTTCAAGCGATAGCAATTACCTTTCACTGGATGGGTTTTTAAACAGATTACAGTAGAACCAATGACTGAGACATCTGCTAACTTTCAATCCGAATCGAACATCAAGGGGCGGGGTATTAACCCTCTCGCCACGAATAAAACCGCAAAGGGATACGAAGAAGAGCCCGCTTGCGGGGGAGAGAATTAATTATATAGAAGAAACTTGTTCATGTACTGTATTCGGCAAATTGTCCGCTCTGCCCTAAAATTCACAAAACAGGCAACTTCTTTCAAGTTTCTCCGACAATTAATATATGATGCACCGTATTCTGCCCAATATGCCTAAAATCCGCCTCACCGCTGTTGCCTGCTCTTTAGGGATGGGAATCATAGGCGTATTCCTGGGTTTTTCCATAATTTCGGCCCTTTTCGATCTGGGGGGCGCCCTTTCTGCCCCAGGCTATTTCTTTGTCCGTTCCTACGGGGTACTGGCTTTTATCATCCCTGCTTACCTCATATATGCAGCCTTTCTCCTGATAGATCCCCGTTACAGGCCCGATCGCATCTTTCTCCTTACCAGCGTCATTGTCCCCTTCCTTACCCTTGCCCTGGGTTTCTACTGGGTCCGCAATTTTGACGCCATTGCGGTGGGCGCCAATTTTTTTGCCAAAGCCGGAAAAACAGGCATCTCCTTTATCATCGTGATTGTCACCGTGCTGGAGGGCCTTCTCATCGCCCTGCTCCGCTCCTTCCTCTTTTTTCAATCCCCAATAAGGCGGAGGCCCTTTACCGCTTCGAGGCCAAAACCGAAAACAATATTGCTTCCCCTGCCTGAACAAAGCGAGGTTGACGATCTCCGGGAAGCGGAAGAAATAATTGACAGTTTAATTGACGATATCAATGAAGTTATCGATGAAGAAGAGCCTTCCATTCCTGCAGCAGAAGACATTGACAGTGATACTGTTGAACCTGACACTATTACTGCTAATATGGATGATGAAGATCCCGATGTTGCGCATGCCCTGGCAGAAGCCGAAGAAGCAGCTGTAAAACATAGCCCTGCCGCCCCCTCGACATCTGCTGCGCCCAAGCGGAAACGGCACGGCCCCTACTCAGTACCTGTGGAGGGTATACTCAACCAGTACCCTGACGGCGAATACTGGATCATTGACGATGCTACAAGAAGCGCCGCAGTAACCCTCAAAGAAACCCTTAAGGAATTCAACATACAGGCGGAAGTAACGGGGATAAAAAAAGGCCCCGTTATTACTATGTTCGAGATACTTCCCGCGCCCGGAGTAAAGCTTTCTAAAATTGTAAACCTCCAGGACAACATTGCCCTGCGCCTTGCCGCTTCTTCGGTGCGTATTGTCGCACCCATACCAGGCAAACATGCGGTGGGCATAGAAGTACCTAATGCCAAACGCAACATTGTTTCATTCAGGGAAATTATCGAAGGGGACCTCAACCGGGAGGGGAAAAAACTTGAAATCCCCATGGTGCTTGGCAAGGACATCACCGGCGATGCTATCACTGTAGACCTCATTGCCATGCCTCACCTCCTCATAGCAGGGGCCACCGGCGCAGGGAAGTCAGTCTGCGTCAATTCCATGATACTTTCCATACTTTACCAGATGACGCCAGCCGAATGCAGGCTCATACTCATCGATCCTAAGAGGGTGGAACTCAAGCTCTACAACGATATTCCCCATCTCCTCACACCGGTAATTACCGAACCGAAACGGGCTTTCCAGGCCCTGCAGTACTGCATTTTCGAAATGGAACGCCGTTACGCGTGTCTTGACTCCATGGGGGTCAGGGATATCAGAAGCTACAACAAACGGATCAAAGAAAGGGAAATGGCTGCCGAATACATGCCCTACTTTGTGGTAGTCATCGATGAATTTGCGGATCTCATGGCGACAACAGGGAAGGAGCTTGAATCCACTGTCGCGCGCCTTGCCGCCATGAGCCGCGCCGTGGGCATACATTTAGTGCTGGCAACCCAAAGACCTTCCATCGATGTAATTACCGGCCTTATAAAAGCCAACATACCCAGCCGTATTGCTTTCATGGTTGCCAGCAAGATGGACAGCCGCATCATTATAGACATGGTAGGCGCGGAAAAACTTTTGGGAAAGGGCGACATGCTCTATGCCGGCGCTGTCGATCCCTTCCCGATCCGCTTGCAGGGCGCCTTCATCTCCGAAGAAGAAGTGGAACGGGTAGTGGACTTTGTAAAGACCCTCGGCGAGCCTGATTATATCGACGATGAAATTTTCTACGATGATGATGAAGAAGACGCCTCCCCTTCCCTTTTCTCGGAAGGCGACGACCCCCTCTATGATAAAGCCCTTGAAATTGTGATGGCCCAGGGCCGGGCAAGCGCAAGCTATATACAGCGCCGCTTAAAAATCGGCTATAACCGCGCTGCCCGCCTGGTTGAAGAAATGGAGCACCAGGGGGTTGTAGGGCCTGCCCAGGGTTCCAAGCCGAGAGAATTGCTGCGGGGATATGAACGATAAGCAGCAAACCTTAAAGATTATGATTTCCCGGACATGACCACCTTGTTCCTGCCTGAGTTCTTTGCGCGGTAGAGGGCCTCGTCGGCTTTTTTAATCGCGCTCTCGGGGGTATCGCTTTCTATGCACGGGGCAAAACCTATGCTGCAGGTAACTTTTATATCCGAACCGTCATAGGGTATGGCGCTCTCGGATATATTGTTCCTGATGCGCTCAAGAAGCTGCCTGGCCCCTGCTGAATCTGTACCCGTGAGGAACAAGGCGAATTCTTCGCCCCCGTAGCGGCCCACAAGATCGTAGGATCTGCAGGTTTGCCTTATAATGCCGGCGAATATCTTCAGAACCAGATCCCCCGCCTCATGGCCTCTGGCGTCATTCACGTTTTTAAAAAAATCAAGATCTATCATCACCGCATACACAGACTCGGAAAGCCTGCGGGATCTTTCCATGGTCATGGATGCAAGCTCGAAGAAATGCTTCCTGTTGTAAAGGCCTGTAAGGGCATCGGTATAGGCGGCGTTTTCAAGTTCCTTCATAAATTCGACTGCATCGCTGGTATTGCGAATCAAAATGATCTTTGCCCTAAGATCCCTGGTGTTTGAAAGCACAGGGCTCACGCTGGCCCTGAAATATCTTGTACCTTCCCCTATAAGCGAAAAATCCGTCGATCCCATTTCGATGCTCTTCAATTCCTCGGGCCATTGGGGCAGGGAAAAAATGGACTCCCCTTTGGACAGCTTTGCAATATCAGGAAAAATCTCGGCTGCAGGGGCATTGGAGGAGAGATAATTGTTATCCCTATCAAGAAGAATAAAACCTTCGTAAATATGATCCATGGCGGTGATGGTCGCATTCGGGATAATTTCAAAAATATTAAAGCGCATAATCCCCAGGCAGCAGCAAAAATTCATGAGCGCCACTGAATGGGGCGTAAAATAAATATGCTGGGTATTAATGCCAGTAACATTGGTAATGAAATAAACAAGTTCTGCCACCATGGGGATAGCGACGCATATCAGGATTATCACGAGGTGGGTGCGGTATTTATTCTTCCGCTTTCCAAGCTGAAAAATAATAAGGCATACCGCCAGGAGAAAGCAAAATGTAGTGAATATGGTTATCACGACAAAAACAGGCCCTGCGTTGTACCTCAGGTAATGAATGCTGTCCGCATCAAACCAATAATCCCTATAAATCAGGTGATGGATACTGGTAGTCCACATAACAAGGGTAAAAAAACCAGCCAAAAGGAGCAGCGGCAACCTGACAAGGAAGGGAGGCAGCTTGACCTCGCAGAAACCGGCGATAAAGAAGAATGCAAAGACCGGCACAAAACAAGCGCCCAGATACAGAACCTTAACGGCTGTAAAGGCTTCCCCTGCATTGCTGGAAGT is drawn from Leadbettera azotonutricia ZAS-9 and contains these coding sequences:
- a CDS encoding flagellar assembly lytic transglycosylase is translated as MRGRAALFFAFLFLLNFSSCGAAQEILGLPQKEAAERLKKGDIGFILEAKLPDRFSAALAQLRTLARIHPQAPFYAGLLAKDTDRANLLFVLSLGSASRLVRAEASGELMLPVLENDPAFAGEILKLINAKKTTEFDSLKAACYYRLGRFPDLANLKNSTGGADKILALLGRLKTSKKGDSDLRRELADFFFTNPVDAVWQWALDELEQQDGDCLSPAETEALAGRKAVIRLDYRQGVLHFRTVLETGSGLFLRYPELITDIGRSFQYTLPAREEGARLFRQWDEFLENAPLPLTKDEGQNLRYRLLYYAGRIARQREQYRESGEYFARALDLAPDHLQSDACIWYMLMNALSAQSSNAAKLVMETMPRWNSAPYFADAMDRLSQQLVSQRQWATLLELYNTMKGERAHGAILAQYAWILGRAVQEGYLKETEAGDADAFFRTAFEEGNASIYYRVLAASRLGARFIPTGESAIGQAESKNRGTEKINPELEFLLGFFEFGGGKLISPYIRKFEKNLGYPELRILAKALAEADRLDESISLVSRYMAREDYKISHADLELFYPRHFLELIEKNARDAGLEPELLFGLVRTESSFMPQAVSRSGAVGLTQLMEPTAMDMAGRIARRGGPDYRAEGTIDLKDPEANVHIGTFYLNYLIDQMGSPMMALLAYNGGMGRLRRWRAGDRQTGNLPEDAFLESIEYTETREYGRRVLGAAAVYGFLYYNKSMEAVVADIYR
- a CDS encoding DNA translocase FtsK, which produces MPKIRLTAVACSLGMGIIGVFLGFSIISALFDLGGALSAPGYFFVRSYGVLAFIIPAYLIYAAFLLIDPRYRPDRIFLLTSVIVPFLTLALGFYWVRNFDAIAVGANFFAKAGKTGISFIIVIVTVLEGLLIALLRSFLFFQSPIRRRPFTASRPKPKTILLPLPEQSEVDDLREAEEIIDSLIDDINEVIDEEEPSIPAAEDIDSDTVEPDTITANMDDEDPDVAHALAEAEEAAVKHSPAAPSTSAAPKRKRHGPYSVPVEGILNQYPDGEYWIIDDATRSAAVTLKETLKEFNIQAEVTGIKKGPVITMFEILPAPGVKLSKIVNLQDNIALRLAASSVRIVAPIPGKHAVGIEVPNAKRNIVSFREIIEGDLNREGKKLEIPMVLGKDITGDAITVDLIAMPHLLIAGATGAGKSVCVNSMILSILYQMTPAECRLILIDPKRVELKLYNDIPHLLTPVITEPKRAFQALQYCIFEMERRYACLDSMGVRDIRSYNKRIKEREMAAEYMPYFVVVIDEFADLMATTGKELESTVARLAAMSRAVGIHLVLATQRPSIDVITGLIKANIPSRIAFMVASKMDSRIIIDMVGAEKLLGKGDMLYAGAVDPFPIRLQGAFISEEEVERVVDFVKTLGEPDYIDDEIFYDDDEEDASPSLFSEGDDPLYDKALEIVMAQGRASASYIQRRLKIGYNRAARLVEEMEHQGVVGPAQGSKPRELLRGYER
- a CDS encoding histidine kinase N-terminal 7TM domain-containing diguanylate cyclase, encoding MVNVILVAIVCVALAMSFFIGIYVLFRRQSGDKNEFLLLQTAIIIFLLGHLLELTSSNAGEAFTAVKVLYLGACFVPVFAFFFIAGFCEVKLPPFLVRLPLLLLAGFFTLVMWTTSIHHLIYRDYWFDADSIHYLRYNAGPVFVVITIFTTFCFLLAVCLIIFQLGKRKNKYRTHLVIILICVAIPMVAELVYFITNVTGINTQHIYFTPHSVALMNFCCCLGIMRFNIFEIIPNATITAMDHIYEGFILLDRDNNYLSSNAPAAEIFPDIAKLSKGESIFSLPQWPEELKSIEMGSTDFSLIGEGTRYFRASVSPVLSNTRDLRAKIILIRNTSDAVEFMKELENAAYTDALTGLYNRKHFFELASMTMERSRRLSESVYAVMIDLDFFKNVNDARGHEAGDLVLKIFAGIIRQTCRSYDLVGRYGGEEFALFLTGTDSAGARQLLERIRNNISESAIPYDGSDIKVTCSIGFAPCIESDTPESAIKKADEALYRAKNSGRNKVVMSGKS